In one Nocardioides luteus genomic region, the following are encoded:
- a CDS encoding xanthine dehydrogenase family protein molybdopterin-binding subunit, giving the protein MTAVEARPEQTNEIGRDRRRKEDARLITGRTRWTDNINLPGMLHLAMVRSPFAHARITGIDTSAAADAEGVVTVLAAGDFDETLGVCINAWPITPDQKTPAHPPIATDRVTFAGEIVAVVAARSAAAARDAAEMVEVDYEELPAVVSLEDAVKDEVLAHPDLGTNKSALWVFDSAQAGTGGSVDEAISAARDDGIVIERTYRQQRLIPAFMEPRSVVCDPTGEQITVWSATQIPHILRFAFAATTGVPESKIRVIAPDVGGGFGGKLQQTPEEMIVFALARRLGKPVKYTETRSESLLSAHHGRDQIQKLTLSATKDGQVTGLKVELDANLGAYVAIVGGGVPVLGAFMFNAIYKFPAYQFNCQTHFTNTTWTDAYRGAGRPEATYAVERLMDELAAEVGVDPLEIREKNWITHEEFPFTTVAGLTYDSGNYEAATAKAKELFGYDELRAEQQQRRANNDPVQLGIGVSTFTEMCGLAPSRVLGSLDYGAGGWEHAQVRMTPTGKVEVITGASAHGQGHETAFSQIVADRLGVPFEDVEVLHGDTQIAAKGYDTYGSRSLVVGGEALVRAADKVLEKAKPIAAHLLEASVDDLEFTGGRWTVRGTDQGMSIGELSTAVFAAHNLPDGVEANLDSEATFDPENFNFPHGTHLCAMEVDTETGQVKMRKYVCCDDIGNIINPLIVAGQVHGGLVQGIAQALWEDAVYDDAGTLVAGSFVDYLLPTAADTISFEIDHTTSPATTNTLGTKGVGEAGTIASTPAVVNAVVDALRPLGVHDVAMPCTPERVWRAINEGSAGGETTGAAAAHFDPSTGMSGNVDRTEGDVQ; this is encoded by the coding sequence GTGACCGCCGTAGAGGCTCGTCCGGAGCAGACCAACGAGATCGGCCGCGACCGGCGCCGCAAGGAGGACGCGCGCCTGATCACCGGCCGGACCCGCTGGACCGACAACATCAACCTGCCCGGGATGCTGCACCTGGCGATGGTGCGCAGCCCCTTCGCCCACGCTCGCATCACCGGCATCGACACCAGCGCCGCGGCCGACGCCGAGGGCGTGGTGACCGTGCTGGCCGCCGGCGACTTCGACGAGACCCTCGGCGTCTGCATCAACGCCTGGCCGATCACGCCCGACCAGAAGACGCCGGCCCACCCGCCGATCGCCACCGACCGGGTCACCTTCGCCGGCGAGATCGTGGCGGTCGTGGCCGCCCGGTCCGCGGCGGCTGCCCGCGACGCCGCCGAGATGGTCGAGGTCGACTACGAGGAGCTCCCCGCGGTCGTCTCCCTCGAGGACGCGGTCAAGGATGAGGTGCTCGCCCACCCCGACCTCGGCACCAACAAGTCCGCGCTGTGGGTCTTCGACAGCGCGCAGGCCGGCACGGGCGGCAGCGTCGACGAGGCCATCTCGGCGGCCCGCGACGACGGGATCGTGATCGAGCGGACCTACCGCCAGCAGCGCCTGATCCCGGCGTTCATGGAGCCGCGCAGCGTCGTGTGCGACCCGACCGGTGAGCAGATCACCGTGTGGAGCGCCACCCAGATCCCGCACATCCTGCGGTTCGCCTTCGCCGCGACCACCGGGGTGCCCGAGTCGAAGATCCGGGTGATCGCGCCCGACGTCGGCGGCGGCTTCGGCGGCAAGCTCCAGCAGACGCCGGAGGAGATGATCGTCTTCGCGCTGGCCCGCCGGCTCGGCAAGCCCGTGAAGTACACCGAGACGCGCTCGGAGTCCCTCCTCAGCGCCCACCACGGCCGCGACCAGATCCAGAAGCTGACCCTCTCGGCCACGAAGGACGGTCAGGTCACCGGCCTCAAGGTCGAGCTCGATGCCAACCTGGGCGCCTACGTCGCCATCGTCGGCGGTGGCGTCCCGGTGCTCGGGGCGTTCATGTTCAACGCGATCTACAAGTTCCCGGCCTACCAGTTCAACTGCCAGACCCACTTCACCAACACCACTTGGACCGACGCCTACCGCGGCGCGGGGCGGCCGGAGGCGACGTACGCCGTCGAGCGGCTGATGGACGAGCTGGCCGCCGAGGTCGGGGTCGACCCGCTCGAGATCCGGGAGAAGAACTGGATCACGCACGAGGAGTTCCCGTTCACGACCGTCGCGGGGCTCACCTATGACAGCGGCAACTATGAGGCGGCGACGGCCAAGGCGAAGGAGCTCTTCGGCTACGACGAGCTCCGTGCCGAGCAGCAGCAGCGACGGGCGAACAACGACCCGGTCCAGCTCGGCATCGGCGTCTCGACCTTCACCGAGATGTGCGGCCTGGCTCCGTCGCGGGTCCTCGGCAGCCTCGACTACGGCGCCGGCGGCTGGGAGCACGCCCAGGTGCGGATGACGCCGACCGGCAAGGTCGAGGTCATCACCGGTGCGAGCGCGCACGGTCAGGGGCACGAGACGGCGTTCAGCCAGATCGTGGCGGACCGTCTCGGCGTACCGTTCGAGGACGTCGAGGTGCTGCACGGCGACACCCAGATCGCGGCGAAGGGCTACGACACCTACGGGTCCCGGTCGCTGGTCGTGGGTGGCGAGGCGCTGGTCAGGGCGGCCGACAAGGTGCTCGAGAAGGCCAAGCCGATCGCGGCCCACCTGCTCGAGGCGAGCGTCGACGACCTGGAGTTCACCGGTGGCAGGTGGACGGTGCGCGGCACCGACCAGGGCATGTCGATCGGCGAGCTGTCCACCGCGGTCTTCGCGGCGCACAACCTGCCCGACGGCGTCGAGGCCAACCTCGACTCCGAGGCCACCTTCGACCCGGAGAACTTCAACTTCCCGCACGGCACCCACCTGTGCGCGATGGAGGTCGACACCGAGACCGGGCAGGTGAAGATGCGGAAGTACGTCTGCTGCGACGACATCGGCAACATCATCAACCCGCTCATCGTCGCAGGTCAGGTCCACGGTGGACTCGTCCAGGGCATCGCCCAGGCGCTGTGGGAGGACGCCGTCTATGACGACGCCGGCACGCTGGTCGCCGGGTCCTTCGTCGACTACCTGCTCCCGACCGCCGCCGACACGATCAGCTTCGAGATCGACCACACCACCTCGCCGGCGACCACCAACACGCTCGGCACCAAGGGCGTCGGTGAGGCCGGCACGATCGCCTCCACCCCGGCCGTGGTCAACGCGGTCGTCGACGCGCTGCGCCCGCTGGGCGTGCACGACGTGGCCATGCCCTGCACGCCGGAGCGGGTGTGGCGGGCGATCAACGAGGGCTCGGCCGGCGGCGAGACCACCGGCGCGGCCGCCGCACACTTCGATCCGTCGACGGGCATGTCCGGGAACGTCGACCGCACGGAAGGAGACGTCCAGTGA
- a CDS encoding FAD binding domain-containing protein yields the protein MIPASFDYVAPTTVEEALAALAQYGDEAKIIAGGQSLLPVLRMRLNAPEWVIDLGRIDSLKGVRDEGDSILIGAMTRHCDVAADPLVAEHATLVARATATVADEQVRHRGTFGGALAHADPAGDLGAPALALDAEFVIAGPAGERVVPGSEFFQGLFETAVSEDELLVGVRIPKHTGWTAHYEKFVRVAHQWPICAVGATLKVSGGVIEGAAIGLTNMGSTPLRAAGVEQALIGQQATEEVVRNAAALAADGAEPPSDLNGDADYRRHLVTVLARRAITQALGG from the coding sequence GTGATTCCCGCATCGTTCGACTACGTCGCCCCGACCACGGTCGAGGAGGCCCTGGCGGCTCTCGCGCAGTACGGCGACGAGGCCAAGATCATCGCCGGCGGACAGAGCCTGCTACCGGTGCTGAGGATGCGCCTCAACGCTCCGGAGTGGGTCATCGACCTCGGTCGCATCGACTCCCTCAAGGGCGTACGCGACGAGGGTGACTCGATCCTGATCGGCGCCATGACGCGCCACTGCGACGTCGCGGCCGATCCTCTGGTCGCCGAGCACGCGACCCTGGTCGCCCGTGCCACGGCGACGGTCGCCGACGAGCAGGTGCGCCACCGCGGCACCTTCGGTGGTGCGCTCGCCCACGCCGACCCGGCGGGCGATCTCGGAGCCCCGGCCCTGGCCCTGGACGCCGAGTTCGTCATCGCCGGGCCGGCCGGCGAGCGGGTCGTCCCGGGCTCGGAGTTCTTCCAGGGGCTCTTCGAGACGGCCGTCTCCGAGGACGAGCTGCTGGTCGGCGTACGCATCCCGAAGCACACCGGATGGACGGCCCACTACGAGAAGTTCGTGCGGGTCGCCCACCAGTGGCCGATCTGCGCGGTCGGCGCGACCCTCAAGGTCTCCGGCGGCGTGATCGAGGGTGCGGCGATCGGTCTCACCAACATGGGCTCGACCCCGCTGCGGGCCGCCGGCGTCGAGCAGGCGCTGATCGGCCAGCAGGCCACCGAGGAGGTCGTACGCAACGCCGCGGCCCTGGCCGCGGACGGCGCCGAGCCGCCCTCCGACCTCAACGGCGACGCCGACTACCGGCGCCACCTGGTCACGGTGCTGGCGCGACGGGCCATCACGCAGGCGCTCGGGGGCTGA
- a CDS encoding SRPBCC family protein, producing MDLTHQFTVPTSVEETWDSFLDIGSLAECFPGAQVTSVEGDTFTGTVKVKLGPIAMVYAGSGTFIEKDETARKLVVEAKGRDKRGNGTAGANATLTMAPEGTGTRVEIVTDLAVTGKPAQFGRGVMQDVSDKLLGQFVACLESKSAPAAPVTPETPAAAEPVGEESSEPSPAAPSTAPSPAAASTPQAPRHAKQPEAIDLGATVVPVLIKNYGKKIAIGVAVIAAAVIVYKLLRG from the coding sequence GTGGATCTGACGCATCAGTTCACGGTTCCGACCTCGGTCGAGGAGACCTGGGACAGCTTCCTGGACATCGGCTCGCTCGCCGAATGCTTCCCGGGAGCCCAGGTCACCTCGGTCGAGGGCGACACCTTCACCGGCACGGTGAAGGTCAAGCTCGGTCCCATCGCCATGGTCTACGCCGGCTCCGGCACCTTCATCGAGAAGGACGAGACCGCCCGGAAGCTGGTCGTCGAGGCCAAGGGGCGCGACAAGCGCGGCAACGGCACCGCCGGTGCCAACGCGACCCTGACGATGGCTCCGGAGGGCACCGGCACGAGGGTCGAGATCGTCACCGACCTCGCCGTCACCGGCAAGCCCGCCCAGTTCGGTCGTGGGGTCATGCAGGACGTCTCCGACAAGCTCCTCGGCCAGTTCGTCGCGTGCCTGGAGTCCAAGTCGGCACCGGCTGCTCCGGTGACCCCGGAGACACCGGCCGCGGCGGAGCCCGTGGGTGAGGAGAGCTCGGAACCATCGCCGGCTGCCCCGTCGACAGCCCCGTCGCCAGCCGCGGCGTCGACGCCGCAGGCGCCGAGGCATGCCAAGCAGCCCGAGGCGATCGACCTGGGCGCGACCGTGGTGCCGGTGCTGATCAAGAACTACGGCAAGAAGATCGCCATCGGGGTGGCCGTGATCGCGGCGGCGGTGATCGTCTACAAGCTCCTGCGGGGCTGA
- a CDS encoding flavin-containing monooxygenase codes for MKIAVIGAGFAGIASAKVLTQLGHDITVFEKTPDVGGVWSRTRRYPGLTTQNNKDSYTLSDLRMPKVFPEWLSGEQVQSYLEMYVEKFELAPMIRLSTEVLSAQPAGGGGWALTSRASSAAGADAETTEHFDHLVVASGVFSEPFSPAYDGVEELKAAGGQILAASELHDLETVKGKDVVVVGYGKSACDVAVEIAKEASSTTVVARQLLWKMPRKIKGVLNYKVLLLTRMGEGLFPYQNIRGAEKVLHAGGSKMAGSMVGSVESVTSSQLKLKKLGLLPKGQFTDIARSTVSLATEGFFEGVEAGDIAVERDTEIAAFVTKDGKPYAELANGRAVPADVVVTATGFKQELPFFSEEIQDQLTDDNGDYQLYRQILPLRVKDLTFAGYNSSFFSPLSAEMSAVWIGSHLGGGHEVPPVEEMEAHVAARLAWMRERTDGHHARGTNIIPFSMHNIDEVLGDVGLDVGRLTKAAQWLLPINPKAYASVTPRLVEKLAARS; via the coding sequence GTGAAGATCGCGGTCATCGGTGCCGGGTTCGCAGGTATTGCCTCGGCCAAGGTGCTCACCCAGCTCGGGCACGACATCACCGTCTTCGAGAAGACGCCCGATGTCGGTGGTGTATGGAGCCGCACCCGTCGCTACCCGGGCCTGACGACGCAGAACAACAAGGACTCCTACACGCTCTCGGACCTGAGGATGCCGAAGGTGTTCCCCGAGTGGCTCAGCGGCGAGCAGGTGCAGAGCTACCTCGAGATGTACGTCGAGAAGTTCGAGCTCGCCCCGATGATCAGGCTCTCCACCGAGGTGTTGAGCGCCCAGCCGGCTGGAGGGGGCGGCTGGGCCCTCACCTCGCGAGCCAGTTCCGCTGCGGGGGCCGACGCCGAGACGACCGAGCACTTCGACCACCTGGTCGTGGCCAGTGGTGTCTTCTCGGAGCCGTTCTCCCCTGCGTACGACGGGGTCGAGGAGCTGAAGGCCGCCGGCGGCCAGATCCTCGCGGCGAGCGAGCTGCACGACCTGGAGACCGTCAAGGGCAAGGACGTCGTGGTCGTCGGCTACGGGAAGTCGGCCTGCGACGTGGCCGTCGAGATCGCCAAGGAGGCGTCCTCGACCACCGTGGTCGCGCGCCAGCTGCTGTGGAAGATGCCGCGCAAGATCAAGGGCGTCCTCAACTACAAGGTGCTGCTGCTCACGCGCATGGGGGAGGGGCTCTTCCCCTACCAGAACATCCGTGGAGCCGAGAAGGTGCTGCACGCGGGCGGCTCGAAGATGGCCGGTTCGATGGTCGGCAGCGTCGAGTCGGTCACCTCCAGCCAGCTGAAGCTGAAGAAGCTCGGACTGCTGCCGAAGGGCCAGTTCACCGACATCGCCCGCTCGACGGTCTCGCTGGCCACCGAGGGATTCTTCGAGGGCGTCGAGGCCGGCGACATCGCCGTCGAGCGCGACACCGAGATCGCCGCCTTCGTGACCAAGGACGGCAAGCCGTACGCCGAGCTCGCCAACGGCCGCGCGGTGCCTGCCGACGTCGTGGTGACCGCGACCGGCTTCAAGCAGGAGCTCCCGTTCTTCTCCGAGGAGATCCAGGACCAGCTCACCGACGACAACGGCGACTACCAGCTCTACCGCCAGATCCTGCCGTTGCGGGTGAAGGACCTGACCTTCGCCGGCTACAACTCCTCGTTCTTCTCACCGCTCTCGGCCGAGATGAGCGCCGTGTGGATCGGCTCCCACCTCGGTGGCGGCCACGAGGTCCCGCCGGTCGAGGAGATGGAGGCCCACGTCGCCGCCCGGCTCGCCTGGATGCGGGAGCGTACCGACGGCCACCACGCCCGCGGCACCAACATCATTCCGTTCTCGATGCACAACATCGACGAGGTCCTCGGGGACGTCGGCCTCGACGTCGGCAGGCTGACCAAGGCAGCGCAGTGGCTGCTGCCGATCAACCCGAAGGCGTACGCCTCGGTCACTCCCAGGCTCGTGGAGAAGCTGGCGGCGAGGAGCTAG
- a CDS encoding AraC family transcriptional regulator: MPRPLLSRHTVVATTDVDQAREAVAERFCAHYLALTKAGSQLDMVHNAAPLGEDVMLNYMRYGDEVRITPGTFDDFYLIQLPLAGSAKVKVGEHVVLADRTRASIGSPTEPVDMLWSDGCEKLQVYIRRSAVEEAAAGIGGSGPVVFDPTLDLGRPEVRDWLKMVRLAYDNVEAGGSLMSSPLVAAPYEQALIGGLLTIQANTSLEIVSEGATPTISRAVRMAVDLLEAHPERPWKVAELAQKVGVSTRTLQEAFQRDLDTTPLEYWRRTRLDRAHSDLLAADATATSVTAIAAQWGFFHLGRFSQAYRAQFQELPSQTLMR, from the coding sequence TTGCCCCGTCCCCTGCTGAGCCGCCACACCGTTGTCGCCACCACTGACGTGGACCAGGCTCGAGAAGCCGTGGCGGAACGTTTCTGCGCCCACTACCTGGCGCTGACGAAGGCCGGCTCGCAGCTCGACATGGTGCACAACGCCGCGCCGCTGGGCGAGGACGTGATGCTCAACTACATGCGCTACGGCGACGAGGTGCGGATCACCCCGGGCACCTTCGACGACTTCTACCTGATCCAGCTCCCGTTGGCCGGCAGCGCCAAGGTCAAGGTCGGTGAGCACGTCGTCCTCGCCGACCGCACCCGTGCCTCGATCGGCTCGCCGACCGAGCCGGTCGACATGCTCTGGTCCGACGGCTGCGAGAAGCTGCAGGTCTACATCCGCCGCAGCGCCGTCGAGGAGGCCGCCGCGGGCATCGGTGGCTCCGGCCCGGTCGTCTTCGACCCGACGCTCGATCTCGGGCGTCCCGAGGTGCGCGACTGGCTCAAGATGGTCCGGCTGGCCTACGACAACGTCGAGGCCGGTGGCTCGCTGATGAGCTCACCGCTGGTCGCCGCGCCCTACGAGCAGGCGCTCATCGGCGGCCTGCTGACGATCCAGGCCAACACGTCCCTGGAGATCGTCTCCGAGGGTGCGACGCCCACGATCTCCCGAGCCGTACGCATGGCCGTGGACCTCCTCGAGGCCCACCCCGAACGCCCCTGGAAGGTCGCCGAGCTCGCTCAGAAGGTCGGCGTCTCGACCCGCACGCTGCAGGAGGCGTTCCAGCGCGACCTCGACACGACGCCCTTGGAGTACTGGCGGCGGACCCGGCTCGACCGTGCCCACTCCGACCTGCTCGCCGCCGACGCGACCGCCACCTCGGTCACCGCGATCGCCGCCCAGTGGGGCTTCTTCCACCTCGGCCGCTTCTCCCAGGCGTACCGGGCGCAGTTCCAAGAGCTCCCGTCGCAGACCCTCATGCGCTGA
- a CDS encoding NACHT domain-containing protein, producing the protein MAIEWIPLAAAVTTKALQMLHVPESDILKTGIQSAYSVLSDHVTSRRGAVNHTIERTLRRQQRQFKNFDKGEVRVAEDEKVAVVDAVTRVIESADIDYASIEALNFNSDALYSNLQEDLNNEFRVTMLAPESCSYGNSLAILVSRQIVAVLCAMPEFGVNLSLSTFLIAKDAPDRILSELNQVVVASARIGTEDENSKFTANFLYQTAITYGHIELFGLDDVPPALRRVALDLAYINVSTSFPITPEAMGEKSHLVSSKHSSDFLRDYDRVATETIGDLINESRRLKRGLRLAVKGTAGSGKTTLTSWLATCLATSQSDNRDLPPALSNWVGRIPIVVPLRQVSNTANESLTADSLIRVSPLFGTQPGGWLENILASGRAVVFLDGLDEVREERRGDARKWVRFLSSEYPDIDIILTTRPEALDFSLLSELEYSAVELKPLDIEQEKLLVRKWFDAQCLTAPPNVKDIYRARQSDLMRRLNDDPMLSDLAETPLTAAMLCAYYASSSDDGPQSRKRLILSVLAVLVDGRDRSRGLIPPELVPFTLDHKMDLLGGIALAMFRSGRSMVSISPKDRGARPFYVRIDGDDLTDSIRSPIIDIALTVEHLLRRSGVFARLGDSEAHFVHRTFLEYLAAHRIYNQGLRRELVDHPLRPGWFEVCGHYSDLAARHDAVSMVEDLLELARPTEPQLRRRLDYCLADCLSGVVNPDSALRAQVSTRLRDSLPPETDEEIVLLASLGPGAIDLISDLTSATQAKAAVLTAARIRSEAALSLVSAVARSEWSEDCLEAILNAWRQFDARAYAELVLASLDLSKVRLVVPTRREADAFSLVGDVGEVVLGHCDTVTDLSWLDPGASYLTIDLEGAVSVDDVSNLESHTETRRVRLPKVGAVSDVRALGALDGLTDLHIPNASKITEFGTPSRLTGVSTLTVGEAKQGALAKLIESVDALKVLSILNTWIDDYRPFRNIPEVSRLSLLDVTFGNNFHLDLSRLHCLRRLVISTSSPFRVTLPSGLSHLSIRTKAPTGTHEPHSVAYNLSDQPYLIDLDLWGDVVPGLTPDSPNPPWNFEVLRTSIRLKTVKIQETRRLSSLAGIEELKSLKALDLSSSSVRNLSGIRSHAGNYVRNEFGDFVPRQEALLMKDGMASVGSTWSIGSCESLQEIRLQNCTDLFSIDGLEECPSINFADFRGSGWGRGLYSAFEALHPNATILADDWVDHQETG; encoded by the coding sequence ATGGCAATCGAGTGGATTCCCCTTGCGGCGGCCGTAACCACGAAAGCCTTACAGATGTTGCACGTGCCAGAGAGCGACATCTTAAAAACAGGGATACAGTCGGCTTACAGCGTCCTAAGTGATCACGTTACGAGCCGGCGAGGGGCCGTCAACCACACGATCGAGCGCACACTACGGCGTCAGCAGCGGCAATTCAAAAACTTCGACAAAGGTGAAGTTCGGGTTGCGGAGGACGAGAAGGTGGCAGTGGTTGACGCTGTAACGCGGGTAATCGAGAGCGCGGACATCGACTACGCATCGATCGAAGCATTGAACTTCAACTCCGACGCTTTGTACAGCAATCTCCAAGAGGATCTCAACAATGAGTTTCGGGTTACAATGCTGGCGCCGGAATCGTGCTCTTACGGGAATTCGCTTGCGATTCTCGTATCACGGCAAATCGTCGCTGTGCTATGCGCGATGCCCGAGTTCGGAGTGAACCTTAGTCTTTCGACGTTTCTCATCGCTAAAGACGCACCAGACCGCATCCTTAGCGAGCTAAATCAAGTGGTCGTGGCCAGTGCCCGAATTGGGACCGAGGATGAGAATTCGAAGTTCACGGCCAACTTCCTTTATCAAACAGCCATAACCTACGGACACATCGAGCTATTTGGCCTGGACGATGTACCGCCTGCATTGCGCCGAGTCGCGTTGGATTTGGCGTACATAAATGTTTCCACGTCTTTTCCGATCACTCCTGAGGCAATGGGCGAGAAGTCGCATCTCGTCAGTTCAAAGCATTCATCGGATTTCCTGCGTGACTACGACCGCGTGGCGACCGAAACGATTGGTGATCTCATCAACGAGTCAAGGCGCTTGAAGCGTGGCTTGCGACTCGCAGTCAAGGGAACAGCAGGGTCAGGAAAGACGACCTTGACCAGTTGGCTCGCCACCTGCCTTGCAACCTCACAAAGCGATAATCGCGATCTGCCTCCAGCGTTATCAAATTGGGTCGGGCGAATTCCGATAGTTGTGCCGCTACGGCAGGTATCGAACACTGCTAACGAATCTCTTACGGCGGACAGTTTGATTCGAGTCTCGCCGCTTTTTGGAACACAGCCGGGAGGATGGCTAGAGAACATTCTAGCCTCTGGGCGAGCAGTCGTATTCTTAGACGGCCTCGACGAGGTTCGCGAGGAGAGGAGGGGTGACGCCAGAAAGTGGGTCAGATTTCTCTCGTCCGAATACCCCGATATCGACATCATCCTTACTACTCGCCCAGAGGCACTGGACTTCTCGCTTCTGTCCGAACTTGAATACAGCGCCGTGGAATTGAAACCCCTAGATATTGAGCAAGAGAAACTTCTGGTCAGGAAGTGGTTTGATGCACAATGTCTTACTGCGCCACCCAATGTCAAAGATATATATCGCGCCAGGCAGTCTGATCTTATGCGGAGGCTGAACGACGATCCGATGCTTTCTGACCTTGCTGAGACGCCACTTACTGCGGCGATGCTCTGCGCCTACTATGCCAGCAGTTCGGATGATGGGCCACAAAGTAGAAAGCGTCTAATACTATCGGTGCTTGCCGTATTGGTCGACGGTCGCGACAGGTCCCGCGGACTTATTCCGCCGGAGTTGGTTCCGTTCACGCTCGACCATAAAATGGATCTTCTGGGCGGAATCGCGCTCGCGATGTTCCGATCTGGACGGAGCATGGTCTCAATATCGCCTAAAGATCGTGGCGCGCGACCATTCTATGTTCGCATTGACGGTGATGACCTCACGGATTCAATTCGATCACCGATTATTGACATCGCTTTGACTGTCGAACATCTCTTAAGAAGAAGTGGGGTCTTCGCCCGTCTGGGCGATTCAGAAGCTCATTTTGTACACCGAACATTCCTTGAGTACTTGGCTGCGCATCGTATATACAACCAGGGCCTAAGGAGGGAGCTTGTCGACCATCCTCTGCGTCCCGGATGGTTCGAGGTCTGTGGGCATTACTCTGATCTTGCAGCTAGGCATGACGCCGTTTCGATGGTCGAGGACCTGCTCGAATTGGCTCGACCGACTGAGCCGCAACTAAGGCGCCGTCTCGATTACTGCTTGGCGGATTGTCTCAGTGGTGTAGTAAATCCGGACTCAGCGCTGCGTGCGCAGGTCTCGACCCGACTGCGGGACTCGTTACCGCCAGAGACAGATGAGGAGATCGTTCTACTTGCGAGCTTAGGTCCTGGTGCAATTGACCTAATTAGCGACCTGACAAGTGCAACTCAGGCAAAGGCCGCCGTTCTGACCGCGGCTCGCATTCGATCCGAAGCTGCTCTGTCATTGGTTTCCGCAGTCGCTAGGTCGGAGTGGAGCGAGGATTGCCTCGAGGCGATTCTCAATGCCTGGCGACAGTTCGACGCCCGGGCCTATGCTGAACTTGTGCTGGCGTCGCTAGATTTGAGTAAGGTCCGTCTCGTGGTGCCTACGAGGCGGGAGGCTGACGCATTCTCACTTGTCGGCGATGTCGGTGAGGTCGTCCTCGGCCACTGCGACACCGTCACGGATTTGTCTTGGCTTGATCCCGGCGCCTCTTATCTAACAATTGATCTTGAGGGTGCTGTCTCAGTTGACGATGTATCAAACCTCGAATCACATACCGAGACAAGAAGAGTTCGCCTACCGAAGGTAGGGGCGGTGTCTGATGTCAGGGCTCTTGGTGCCCTGGATGGTTTGACTGATCTTCACATACCCAATGCATCTAAGATCACCGAGTTCGGCACTCCATCCAGGCTAACGGGTGTATCGACTTTAACCGTAGGTGAGGCCAAGCAGGGAGCCCTAGCAAAATTGATAGAGTCCGTCGACGCGCTAAAGGTACTATCGATTCTGAACACGTGGATCGATGACTATCGGCCATTCCGAAATATCCCCGAAGTTTCGCGCCTAAGTCTTCTTGACGTGACATTCGGGAATAATTTCCATCTCGATCTATCTCGGCTCCACTGCTTACGCAGGTTGGTGATTAGTACTTCGAGCCCCTTTCGAGTGACTCTTCCATCGGGGCTGAGCCATTTGTCGATTCGAACTAAGGCGCCAACCGGAACTCACGAGCCTCATTCTGTCGCATACAATCTTTCGGATCAGCCGTACTTGATCGACTTGGACCTCTGGGGTGATGTCGTTCCGGGTCTGACTCCCGATTCCCCAAATCCTCCATGGAACTTCGAGGTTCTTCGGACTTCGATACGGCTGAAGACAGTGAAGATTCAAGAGACGCGAAGACTATCGTCCCTTGCGGGCATCGAGGAATTGAAAAGTCTGAAGGCGCTCGATCTCTCGTCGAGTAGCGTTCGAAATCTGTCAGGAATCCGGTCCCATGCGGGTAACTATGTCCGTAACGAGTTTGGCGATTTCGTTCCGCGACAAGAGGCACTTCTTATGAAAGACGGAATGGCTTCCGTCGGTAGCACGTGGAGTATCGGGTCCTGTGAATCCCTTCAGGAGATTCGTCTGCAAAATTGCACGGATCTTTTCAGTATCGACGGACTTGAAGAATGTCCTTCCATCAACTTCGCCGATTTTCGAGGCTCTGGCTGGGGCCGAGGCTTATACAGCGCCTTTGAAGCGCTTCACCCGAATGCGACAATTCTTGCCGACGATTGGGTCGATCATCAAGAGACTGGGTGA